A stretch of the Thiomicrospira pelophila DSM 1534 genome encodes the following:
- a CDS encoding HugZ family protein produces MSKNDPQSVWLQFQQFIETFQTAVIASLSADGEPEVSYAPIIQHQACFYIYISQLASHTQNLIDHPQAELLFIEDESRANNLFARERVRLKIIADVIPRDSGNWQKIIALFSQQHPQMMSLLSSMQDFQLFKLTPQQAHYVAGFAQTYTLSGAQLTEVRQVLAERIAQSKNT; encoded by the coding sequence ATGAGCAAAAACGACCCTCAATCAGTCTGGCTTCAATTTCAGCAGTTTATCGAAACTTTTCAAACGGCTGTGATTGCTAGCCTCTCCGCTGATGGGGAACCCGAGGTAAGTTATGCACCCATTATTCAGCACCAGGCCTGCTTTTATATTTATATTTCGCAATTGGCCAGTCATACCCAAAACCTTATCGACCATCCGCAAGCGGAACTGTTGTTTATTGAAGACGAATCTAGAGCCAACAATCTATTTGCGCGTGAACGAGTAAGGTTAAAAATCATCGCTGATGTGATTCCAAGAGATTCTGGGAATTGGCAAAAAATCATCGCATTATTTAGCCAACAGCATCCTCAAATGATGTCGTTACTCTCGAGCATGCAAGATTTTCAACTCTTTAAACTCACCCCTCAACAGGCTCATTATGTGGCAGGCTTTGCACAAACTTATACCCTAAGCGGCGCGCAACTTACTGAGGTGCGACAAGTGTTAGCTGAGCGCATAGCTCAATCAAAAAACACTTAA
- the rpoH gene encoding RNA polymerase sigma factor RpoH — MTTTALTIQQLTPGKNLDSYLRTVRTLPQLNAEEERALAERLYYQQDLEAARQLILSSLRYVVPVARSYKGYGLPLSDLIQEGNIGLMKAVKRFNPEEKVRLMTFAVHWIRAEINEFVIKNWRIVKTATTKAQRKLFFKLRGAKHALEWFSDKDADRVAEDLGVTRADVLEMDSRLYGKDIQVDMSSDEEEERGYNSPILISHELDPETHWVRETEESRQTELMQAALKQLDERSLDIIRSRWLGENKLGLKELSEKYGVSMERIRQIEQQAMKKMKAALNQSITLSA, encoded by the coding sequence ATGACAACTACTGCGCTTACGATTCAACAGCTAACGCCAGGCAAAAACCTGGATAGTTATCTGCGCACAGTTCGCACGCTTCCTCAATTAAACGCTGAGGAAGAACGTGCATTAGCTGAGCGCTTGTATTATCAACAAGACTTAGAAGCGGCTCGTCAACTGATCTTGTCTTCACTGCGTTATGTGGTACCGGTAGCACGCAGCTATAAAGGTTACGGCTTACCGTTAAGCGACTTAATTCAAGAAGGCAACATCGGTTTAATGAAGGCCGTTAAGCGCTTTAATCCAGAAGAAAAAGTACGTTTAATGACTTTTGCCGTGCATTGGATTCGCGCAGAGATTAACGAATTTGTCATCAAAAACTGGCGTATCGTTAAAACCGCCACCACTAAAGCACAACGTAAACTGTTTTTTAAATTGCGTGGTGCCAAGCATGCGCTTGAATGGTTTAGCGATAAAGACGCAGACCGTGTGGCTGAAGACCTGGGCGTAACTCGCGCCGACGTGCTTGAAATGGATAGTCGTTTATACGGCAAAGACATTCAAGTCGACATGAGCTCGGATGAGGAAGAAGAGCGCGGTTATAACTCTCCAATCTTAATTAGTCATGAATTAGATCCAGAAACTCACTGGGTACGTGAAACGGAAGAATCACGTCAGACTGAGCTTATGCAAGCCGCACTTAAGCAATTGGATGAACGCAGTTTAGACATTATCCGTTCACGTTGGTTAGGTGAAAATAAGCTTGGATTAAAAGAGCTTTCAGAAAAATACGGTGTTTCGATGGAACGTATCCGCCAAATCGAACAACAAGCGATGAAAAAAATGAAAGCCGCTTTAAATCAAAGCATTACACTTAGCGCCTAA
- a CDS encoding YoaK family protein codes for MNQNPFSIRNFMLLGSFMALQAGYINTILFLEFGLPVSQMTGIMSRLSESVYQHNWSLAFHASLVFVGFIFGALISGLVIGDRESPQDRRFALGMILLSTSLFVSAWLASAMHLATLFTTAFACGLQNALTAKYRGLQMRTTHVTGIVTDLGVYLARMIKGQGWPWQAWLLILLIVSFLVGGVLGILMFAFWYGASLLIPALACIPIALAWLRLAHKSQSPFRQ; via the coding sequence ATGAATCAAAACCCCTTTTCTATTCGTAACTTTATGCTGCTAGGTAGCTTTATGGCCTTGCAGGCTGGTTATATCAATACCATTTTATTTTTAGAATTTGGCCTACCCGTCAGCCAAATGACCGGCATTATGTCGCGTTTAAGTGAAAGTGTTTACCAACATAACTGGTCACTGGCGTTTCATGCCAGCTTGGTTTTTGTTGGATTTATTTTTGGCGCACTCATATCAGGCCTGGTGATTGGCGACAGAGAAAGTCCACAAGACCGGCGTTTTGCTTTAGGTATGATTTTACTCTCGACCAGCCTATTCGTCAGCGCCTGGCTAGCTAGCGCCATGCACCTAGCGACACTTTTTACCACTGCTTTTGCATGCGGCTTACAAAACGCCCTCACCGCAAAATATCGTGGCTTACAAATGCGAACCACCCACGTCACCGGCATCGTTACCGATCTGGGTGTTTATTTAGCTAGAATGATTAAAGGCCAAGGCTGGCCTTGGCAGGCCTGGTTGCTCATTTTACTGATTGTCAGCTTTCTGGTTGGCGGCGTACTAGGCATACTCATGTTTGCATTCTGGTATGGCGCAAGCTTACTCATCCCCGCCCTAGCCTGCATTCCGATTGCGCTAGCCTGGCTAAGGCTAGCGCACAAAAGCCAAAGTCCGTTCCGCCAGTAA
- a CDS encoding pentapeptide repeat-containing protein, whose amino-acid sequence MAHQDYKVKEQGHITDRINKAVEGLGAEKTVKQVSKDGKTSSEFTQPNLEVRIGSIYALERIAQDSLRDHIQIMEILCAYIRENALEPNHVSSKLRLDIQIALTVIGRRSSSQIKLERQKSYELDLSNLNLDKTVLKGLNFDRANFSNSTFEDADLSETSLVDANFYQVSFKLARMYKAKLDDAKLYHVKFENTLLPFAYVKNAEIGQACFSNNAQLDGIDFTKFKRFMWVTMRNVDLSRCKKIEQSQLNEIFADASVTLPEGMERPKHWSVEVLGNKFDEVYKAWRPSTVRL is encoded by the coding sequence GTGGCGCATCAAGATTATAAAGTCAAAGAACAAGGCCATATAACTGACCGCATTAATAAAGCGGTAGAGGGTTTGGGCGCAGAAAAAACCGTTAAACAAGTTAGCAAAGACGGTAAAACAAGTAGCGAGTTTACTCAACCCAATCTGGAAGTGCGTATTGGTTCAATTTATGCGTTAGAGCGCATTGCACAAGATTCTTTACGTGACCATATTCAAATTATGGAAATCCTGTGTGCCTATATTCGAGAGAATGCTTTGGAGCCTAACCATGTGAGTTCAAAGCTGAGGTTAGATATTCAGATTGCACTAACAGTAATTGGTCGTAGAAGCTCCAGCCAAATAAAACTCGAACGTCAAAAAAGTTATGAACTTGATTTAAGCAATCTTAATTTAGATAAAACAGTTTTAAAGGGTTTAAATTTTGACAGAGCAAATTTTTCAAACTCCACCTTTGAAGACGCTGATTTATCTGAAACAAGTTTAGTTGATGCAAACTTTTATCAAGTAAGCTTCAAGCTAGCAAGAATGTACAAGGCTAAGCTTGATGATGCGAAGCTGTATCATGTTAAGTTTGAAAACACACTTTTACCTTTTGCATATGTTAAAAACGCTGAAATCGGCCAAGCTTGTTTTTCAAATAATGCTCAACTTGACGGCATTGACTTCACAAAGTTTAAGCGTTTTATGTGGGTAACAATGAGAAATGTTGATTTGTCGCGTTGCAAAAAAATTGAGCAAAGCCAGTTAAATGAAATTTTTGCGGACGCTAGTGTAACTTTGCCAGAGGGTATGGAGCGGCCTAAACACTGGTCAGTGGAAGTACTTGGTAATAAGTTTGATGAGGTTTATAAGGCTTGGAGGCCATCGACTGTTCGACTTTAA
- a CDS encoding SirB2 family protein — protein MYFGLVLLHKVAVLLSIVGFFGRGIGHIFNQGWVAKKPVKILPHIVDTLLLVSAIGIVMVTDFSFTDPWIVAKILGLVAYIGLGLMAFRFAKTRAQKAIYWLVALVVLFYIVAVAVHKVVWPF, from the coding sequence ATGTATTTCGGATTAGTTTTATTACACAAAGTGGCGGTGTTGTTAAGCATTGTCGGATTTTTCGGTCGCGGTATTGGGCATATTTTTAACCAAGGCTGGGTGGCCAAAAAGCCGGTTAAAATTCTGCCGCATATTGTGGATACCTTGCTATTAGTCTCTGCCATCGGGATTGTGATGGTCACCGACTTTAGTTTCACCGATCCTTGGATTGTCGCCAAAATTCTAGGTTTGGTTGCTTATATTGGTTTAGGTTTAATGGCGTTTCGTTTTGCCAAAACCCGTGCTCAAAAAGCCATCTACTGGTTAGTTGCTTTAGTGGTATTGTTTTATATCGTTGCAGTAGCGGTACATAAGGTTGTTTGGCCGTTCTAA
- the bioC gene encoding malonyl-ACP O-methyltransferase BioC, with protein sequence MVNRQHLRQHFSKAAARYDEAAVLQKLSAQNLDQRLDLITLDVKQVLDVGAGTGFLTERLLARYPAAQIRALDLSDTMLQQAKQRLLRPIIKWLPQSWSARLGWLQCPVDLIQADAYALPIADASHDLIVTNFMLQWCDDLDAVLAEFRRVLRPEGLLMLTSLGPDTLKELRQAWVRVEGEAGHQRMNHFIDMHDLGDALIRAGFGQPVMDVEHYTLTYDEPIGVMRDLKAIGATNAQGERSSGLTGKKRFKAMLDAYEHARKQGKIPASYEIVHGHAWAAQEIIKGPGRNKSGVYEITLDQFQNQLKPGS encoded by the coding sequence ATGGTTAATCGTCAACATTTACGCCAGCACTTTTCAAAAGCCGCGGCTCGCTATGATGAGGCGGCGGTATTGCAAAAATTATCCGCACAGAACTTAGATCAACGTTTAGACTTAATCACACTGGATGTAAAGCAGGTATTGGATGTTGGCGCTGGCACTGGATTTTTAACCGAGCGACTGCTTGCACGTTATCCCGCTGCACAGATTAGGGCATTGGACTTGTCCGATACTATGTTACAACAAGCCAAGCAACGTTTACTGCGCCCGATCATTAAGTGGTTACCGCAAAGTTGGTCCGCGCGTTTGGGTTGGTTGCAATGTCCGGTGGACTTAATTCAAGCCGATGCCTATGCTTTACCCATCGCCGATGCGAGTCATGATTTGATCGTCACCAATTTTATGCTGCAATGGTGTGACGATCTAGATGCGGTGTTAGCCGAGTTTCGTCGAGTGTTACGGCCGGAAGGCTTGTTAATGCTCACCAGTTTAGGGCCGGACACCTTAAAAGAATTGCGCCAGGCCTGGGTAAGGGTAGAAGGCGAAGCCGGTCATCAACGTATGAATCACTTTATTGATATGCATGATTTAGGCGATGCGTTAATTCGCGCCGGCTTTGGGCAGCCCGTTATGGATGTCGAGCATTACACCTTAACTTATGATGAGCCCATAGGCGTGATGCGCGATTTAAAAGCCATTGGAGCAACCAACGCACAAGGCGAACGCTCATCAGGATTGACGGGGAAAAAACGATTTAAAGCTATGTTGGATGCGTATGAACACGCGCGCAAACAAGGCAAAATTCCGGCCAGTTACGAAATCGTGCACGGCCATGCTTGGGCGGCACAAGAGATAATCAAAGGTCCGGGGCGTAATAAGTCCGGGGTATATGAAATCACGTTAGACCAGTTTCAAAATCAATTAAAACCAGGGAGTTAA
- the bioH gene encoding pimeloyl-ACP methyl ester esterase BioH: MKSSIKLHTETFGKGESLCLIHGWGAQNAVWRDWAETYLAPHYEVTLIELPGFGDSPKLDLQAGDDLNQAWLDAVADVLPPQTYLLGWSLGGLIAQQLAEAYPERISRLICLASTPCFVQAGNWKWGVSPELMSNFIKALGLDSWALLSRFWKLQLQGSDGARQLIKHYTSQMKTRSLPSFAGLLQGLELLRDIDMRQNLALIQPPTLWLLGEKDPLVPPEIVKQLPQLQPKAQIAMIEGAAHIPFFSHPEQTAQKVIVFLQDGAHG, from the coding sequence ATGAAATCCAGTATTAAATTGCATACCGAAACCTTTGGAAAGGGTGAATCACTCTGTCTCATTCATGGTTGGGGCGCTCAAAATGCTGTTTGGCGAGATTGGGCAGAAACCTATCTTGCGCCCCATTATGAGGTGACTTTAATTGAGCTGCCGGGTTTTGGCGACAGTCCCAAGTTGGACTTACAAGCCGGTGATGATCTTAACCAGGCCTGGTTGGATGCGGTGGCAGATGTGTTGCCCCCTCAAACCTATTTGTTAGGCTGGTCGTTGGGCGGTTTGATTGCCCAGCAACTAGCCGAAGCCTATCCAGAACGAATCTCTCGTTTAATTTGCTTGGCTTCAACCCCCTGCTTTGTACAGGCCGGTAATTGGAAATGGGGAGTTTCACCGGAATTAATGAGCAACTTTATTAAAGCGCTTGGTCTGGATAGCTGGGCTTTATTAAGTCGGTTTTGGAAGCTGCAGTTGCAAGGTTCGGATGGCGCGCGCCAATTGATTAAACACTACACCAGTCAGATGAAAACACGCAGCTTGCCAAGCTTTGCGGGCTTGTTACAGGGTTTAGAGTTATTGCGTGATATTGATATGCGCCAAAATCTAGCCTTAATCCAACCCCCGACCTTATGGTTGCTGGGCGAAAAAGATCCGTTAGTGCCACCTGAGATTGTAAAACAGTTACCGCAGCTTCAACCCAAGGCGCAAATTGCCATGATTGAAGGCGCCGCGCATATCCCGTTTTTCTCACACCCCGAACAAACCGCACAGAAAGTGATCGTGTTTTTACAGGATGGTGCGCATGGTTAA
- a CDS encoding cold-shock protein, which yields MSDLVTGTVKWFNDEKGFGFLAQENGPDVFVHFRAINGNGRRTLAEGQAVTFNITEGEKGLQAENVTAL from the coding sequence ATGTCAGATTTAGTAACAGGCACCGTTAAATGGTTTAACGATGAAAAAGGTTTCGGTTTTTTAGCACAAGAAAATGGTCCAGATGTATTCGTACATTTCCGTGCCATCAATGGCAACGGCCGTAGAACCCTAGCTGAAGGTCAAGCAGTGACTTTCAACATTACTGAAGGTGAAAAGGGCTTACAAGCGGAAAACGTTACAGCACTTTAA
- a CDS encoding DsrE family protein, producing MRFLQIFAISLITTLGFSSPSMAADKLKSVPEIKGPSQDRFPGDPASHKVVYMFNQADEGYQTSILNSIQAMIRQYGGDVEIAVVVIGPGIHVLAKEPKREVPDLIYDRVESFAKDYNVRWIACGSTMHTIGWEDKDIRPFAEYVEVGASALMELQAAGFSYIAW from the coding sequence ATGCGTTTTCTACAAATATTTGCGATTAGTTTAATCACTACCTTGGGTTTTAGTTCTCCGTCAATGGCTGCGGATAAACTTAAATCGGTGCCTGAAATTAAAGGTCCAAGTCAAGATCGCTTTCCAGGCGACCCTGCCAGTCACAAAGTGGTGTATATGTTTAACCAAGCCGATGAAGGCTATCAAACCAGCATCCTCAACTCGATTCAAGCGATGATTCGCCAATATGGTGGTGACGTTGAAATAGCGGTTGTTGTAATTGGACCGGGCATTCATGTTTTAGCTAAAGAGCCTAAGCGCGAAGTGCCGGACTTAATTTATGATCGTGTTGAAAGTTTTGCAAAAGACTATAATGTACGTTGGATAGCGTGTGGTAGTACCATGCATACGATTGGCTGGGAAGATAAAGACATTCGCCCATTTGCAGAATACGTCGAAGTCGGCGCCTCCGCTTTAATGGAGCTGCAAGCGGCCGGCTTTAGTTATATTGCCTGGTAA